The following is a genomic window from Ancylomarina subtilis.
CCTCTTTCTGATTCAGTTCTTCTAAATCACTTTTGAGCGTATTGGATATCAAGTCATCTGTAGCCTGATCATCAAGCTCAAAAACATCTTTTTCAACAGGTAAAGCCGTATCGATATGAAACTCCAATTTGTCGTTCAAATATAGATACAAGCGACGACGATCAGGAATAAAAAGAGCTGCATTTTTCAATTCCTGATTGAATCGTATACTCTTTTTTTGATTCAAAGCCTTTAGCAACAAGAGGTAAGGAGCCTGAAAAAAAGGATAAGCATCAATCAGAGTTTTGAGCTCTTTATGACTGTCTCCATCCATTTTTTGGGGATCTTTTAACCAGGATTGCAACAAGGCCTTGTTCATGCTTTTATCAATAGATTACAAATACTTGCTGAAATTAAAATCACCTTTATTTCAGCAAATAAACTATTATTTTTTGAAGTTCAATGTTAAACTTAATAAAAATCAGCTTAACAAAACTCCGTCGTTACCAGTTTACGACAGATTGGTTGTAAATATCATCAATAATTTTCTCTAATATTTTATCAACAAGTTCGTTTTCAACATCTGTTAACTGCTTGGTACTGTCAAAATCCTCAAATGCAGAGAAACTCTTATCAAAATCATTATCAGGCTCAATTTCATTTGTAAATTTCACCCGAATGGTAATGGTCAAACGGTTGGTTGAAGCAATATCATTACTCGTGATATCCAAGGCTTTGGTTTGATAGCCCGTAATTTCACCTGAGAAATTTAAATGCCCTTCTCCATCAACAATCTCATCAAGAGAAGTTCGGCTGCGAAATTTCTCTTTTAAATCCTCAGTAAACTGATTGCTCAGATTCGGATTTACCAAAGGAGCTCTGTTTTGAAAAAACTGCACCGAAAAGGTTTTTACATCTGGAGATAAAGTCCCTCCGGTAAACGAATAGCTCACTTTACATGCCGTAAAAGCCAATCCAATAATTATAATAAGTAATGATGATTTTATCCAATTCATAATTCAAGTTGTTACTAATATATTTTCAAAACCTGCATCGGTAAAGATACTCAAAGCAGCATTTTATTCAATCTAATTAATATCGTATTCCTTAATTTTTCGATAAAGCGTTCGTTCTGAAATCCCCAAATCCTGAGCCGCATATTTTCGCTTTCCATTATGTTTCTCCAAGGCTTTGCGAATCAATTCCATTTCTTTATCAACAAGAGATAATGATTCTTCGATAAACTCCTCTGTATCCTGAATATCAGGCTCATCAACATGTGAAACATTCACCTTATTCGGAGAGAATGGCTGACGACGAACCACATCAACCTCTTGATCTTCATAAAGCTTACGAATCAACATGGCATTTTTTTGCTGCAAATCATTCGCATCACCATCCTTCTGCATCAAATCGAAAACCAGTTTCTTAAGATCCGTCATGTCTTTCTTCATATCAAACAGAACCTGATACAAAATCTCTCTTTCGGAAGAAAAACTTTTCTCATCACGAGTATCTTTTTTATAGATAGCAGGTAACATCTGCTCATCATTTGCCGGCAAATAATCCTGCAGAATATCGGCAGTAATCAGACGCTCCTTTTCAATAATGGAAATTTGCTCTGTAACATTTTTAAGCTGACGAATATTCCCTGGCCACCTGTAGGCTTGAAGAATTTGCTGAGCCCCCTCATTCAGTCTTAGTGCCGGCATACGATATTTCTCCGCAAAGTCCTGTGCAAATTTTCGGAATAAAAGATAAATATCCTCTCTACGCTTACGCAAAGCAGGCATAACAATGGGTACTGTATTTAGTCTGTAAAATAAATCTTCTCTAAACTTGCCATTTTTAACTGCCTGAGGGATATTAATATTGGTAGCAGCTACAACCCGAACATTTGTTTTTAGAACTTTTGAAGAGCCCACCTTCATAAACTCTCCGGTTTCCAAAACACGTAGTAATCTCACCTGAGTTGACAAGGGTAATTCCCCAATTTCATCTAAGAAAATGGTCCCATTATTAGCCACTTCGAAATAGCCTTTACGATCAGACAAAGCACCCGTAAAAGCACCCTTTTCATGACCAAAAAGTTCTGAATCAATTGTTCCTTCCGGAATCGCACCGCAGTTAACGGCTATATATGAAGCATGTTTACGCGCACTAAACTGATGTATTATTTGAGGAAAAACTTCCTTACCTGTTCCACTCTCTCCGGTAATTAATACCGATAAATCAGTTGGTGCCACCTGCACAGCAATATCAATCGCTCGGGTCAACTCATACGCATTCCCAATAATACCAAAGCGTAATTTTATTTTTTGTACATCCATTCTCGAAATATTGATAAAAATTAAGCCTAAACATCGGGCGGACTTTCAACATTCTCAGAAGAAAACGTTTAAAACCTGCTATTATTTCCGATTGCCTGACAAAATTACTACTTTTTGGAGTCTTTTCTAGGGATAAAACGGGTATTCTTTAATAAATAATGTTAATAATAAACGGATGTTTTTTTAATTTTTTAAAATTCCCCATTCATCAAAAACTGAAAAAGGAAACTATCTTTACTCAATCAAAAATCAAGACGTTTTTAATAATAAATAAACCTCATATGAAATTCATAGGCATCATTCCTGCTCGATTCGCATCAACTCGCTTCCCTGGTAAACCACTTGCCGATATAAATGGTAAACCCATGATACAACGTGTTTACGAGCAAGTAAAAATTGCATTGGATGATGTGGTTGTTGCAACAGATGACCCTCGCATTGAAGAAGCCGTAAAAGCTTTTGGAGGTGAGGTTGTAATGACATCAGAGAAACACCAAAGCGGGACAGATCGCATTGCAGAAGCCATTGAAAAAATTGAAGCTGAAAGTTCAGAAAACTATCAGGTTATTATAAATATTCAAGGTGACGAACCCTTTATTCAGCCGGAGCAAATCCTGGCTCTGAAGGATTGTTTTAAAATACCATCAACACAAATTGCAACACTTATTAAACCCATTGAAAACTCAGATGAGATCTTCGATATGAACAAGGTCAAGGTGGTTGTTAATAAAAACCTGCGCGCACTATACTTTAGCCGCTCTCCTATCCCATTCTTCCGTGGATGTGATAAAAACGAATGGCTGGAGAAGCACACCTACTACAAACATATTGGCATGTATGCCTACCGAAGAGATACTCTTAATGAAATAACCAAACTGCCTCAAAGCTCGCTTGAGATTGCAGAATCGCTTGAGCAATTGCGATGGTTAGAGAATGAATATGTCATCAAAACGGACATCACCAAACACGAATCGATAGGTATAGACACCCCCGAAGATTTAGAACGAGTCAAACAACTTGGCTTGTTATAATACATCTAAGAGTCTGCTTATAAAAGCAGGCTCTTTTTATTTTGAAGAAAGTCAAAAAATATTACCTTCGCGGCCTTAAACATAGAAATATAACGACTCACTTACGTCACGTTTTTGTTTTGCAACATTTCACACCTTGAAATCCGAAACGCCAGTTTCGAAAAGAGTACAAAACAAAAGATGTAAGCCGGAGGAAAAGGTCTCGTTTTACTACCAATTTTATTATTAACAACATCTGTATTTCAATAATGAAATACCGCAATTGCGTGCGCATAAATGCAGCATACCATTGGGGTGCTTTGTTGTGATATGGGTGAAAATTAACAACTCATGATGAAACTTTGGGAGCAACACGCAGGTGAATACAAAAAAACACTTTCACTTAGTATTCCTGTGATTATCGCACAGGCAGGACAAATTACAGTAGGATTAATCGATAATGTCATGATTGGTCAATTGGGCACAATCCCTTTAGCTGCGGCATCCTTTACAAACACCCTATTCAACCTGGTTCTAATATTCGGGATGGGCTATTCATTTGCTTTAACCCCTCTAATTGGCAAAAGCTGGGGAGAAAAGGATCATGCATCTGTTGGTTCATGGATTAAAAATGGTATCATGGCCAATGCCTTCATGGGGCTTGCTCTGGCTCTACTTCTGATTATTTTATATGTATTTATGCCTGACATGGGACAGCCCCAGTCGGTTCTGCAACCCTCACGAGATTATTTAGCCATACTAATGGTCTCAGTAATTCCCATGATGGTATTCTATGGCTACAAACAATTTGCCGAGGGGATTGGTGATACAAAAACCGCGATGAAAATTATGCTTGGAGCAAATATTGTAAATACGGTAGGTAACTACCTGTTTATGTATGGAAAATTTGGTGCGCCTGAAATGGGACTTACCGGAGCGGGCATTGGCACCCTGCTGGCCCGAATATTTATGGCTATTGCCTTTATCATCCTTTTTTATAAAAACCAGAAATACCAACTATTCACAAAGCTATACAAGCAGAGTTCATTTTGCTGGACTAAATTTATTCAGATCGTAAAACTGGGTATCCCTTTGGGCGGGCAAATTGTAATGGAAGCCTGTGCTTTCGGACTATGTGCCATTATGATGGGATGGGTTAGCGAAGTCGGCATGGCCGCACACCAAATTGCCATAAGCCTTTCAACCCTGGGTTTCATGATCTATCAGGGATTGGGATCGGGAACAACCATACGTGTCAGCCATTACAAGGGAGCGAACAATAAAGAGGGGATTATACGTGCAACTAAAACGGCCATGAACCTCATGTATATCTACTGTGCCTTTTCTGTCATCCTGTTTGTCGGTGCCCGTAATTTATTGCCTCTGATGTTTACTACAGATACCTCAGTCATACAGTTAGCCGCACAAATGCTAATTGTTTGTGGAATATTTCAACTTGTCGATGGCATACAAATCGTCCTTGTGGGGACTCTAAGAGGTTTTGCTGATGCTCGAATTCCTGTGATTATAACCTTTATATCATATTTCCTCGTCTCGATTCCTTTTAGCTATTTATCTGCCTTTGTTTGGGAATTTGGCGCCGTTGGTATCTGGTTCGGTTTTCCAATAGGATTGCTTGTATGTTCTGCCCTTTTCCAAATGCGATACAAATACATTCTCAAAAAGATATAATCAGAAAACCAGCAAAAAAAAAGAGATCTAATCATAGATCTCTTTTCTTATCATTTATATATCAAGGATGTCTTATCCCTTTTTCTTAATTTGTATCAAAAGGTCAATATCCAGCAATTCCACCAATTTTTCATCGACTCGAATAATATTCTCCTTATTGAATTTTGAAAAGGTGTGAATGACACTTTCCCTGGAATAGCCAATGGTCTCAGCAATCTCTTTTCTCGAAAAAGGCAATTTAAAGGTACTGGAATTCTCCATTTGAGAGTAGTGTAACAGAAAGGTAGCTAAACTTCCCTCTACATTCTTATTGCTATACATCACCATTCGCTTAACCTGACGATGCGATGTTTTCGACATGGTTTCAATAATACCCATTGCAAAACTGCCATTGGTTTTAATTAATTGCTTGAATACTGCAATGTCTATCAGCAATACTCTGGAGGTTTCCATTGCCGTAGCCGAAATATGATAGGTCTTGTCGTAAAAGGCATGCGACAAACCCAAAAATCGATACTGCGGAGCCATACGAATCGTGTTGTTTCGCCCATCAGATTCAATATTAATCTTGGCTAATCCACTTAAGACGTAATATATATGCGTGGCAAAGCTCCCCTGCTTAATAATATTTTCATTCTTCTTAAAATCAAGAATTGTACTATTATTAATAATCATACTAACATCTCGACCTGAAAGGGAGGAGAAGCAAGGATGCTTCAGATATTGTTCCAACTCAAAATTATCATCCATATCAATTCAACATTTATAAATTCTCGCAACAAATATCTGCTAATTTTTGATCAATCTGTATGTTACAAGATACTTAAATTTGATTTCAAAGAGTAAAATAACTCACCGAAAAATCACAAGACGACACGAGTCATAAACAAATCCACGACAATAAAGCCAAACATCTACTATACAGCTCATTAAGCAGCTGCAAGATCCGAACAAAATCAACAACAGGTAAACTACCTAGTATAACAAGGGTGAAATATCCTACTCCCTGTCACGCCTTTTCCTTTTACTTAGCGTAATTTACTTGTACACAATAGCGTGTCCAGCAACAGATTACAGCGCATATTTGATATCGGATAGCCATATATCTTTACCACCGAATCAGATAAAGAAAAATACATATGTTTTGGATTGAATTTGCGACAGTATTAATAGCAATTTTTGTTGGAGCCCGATTAGGGGGAATTGGACTTGGTGTAATGGGAGGAATTGGACTTTCTGTTTTGACCTTTATTTTTAATTTGCAGCCCACCTCACCTCCTATAGATGTGATGCTAATGATTGTATCAGTTATCACAGCTGCTGCTGCTATGCAAGCCGCTGGAGGACTGGACTATTTAGTCAAGCTGGCTGAAGGATTGCTTCGAAAAAACCCCAATCGGATTACCTTCTACGGACCGATCGTATCTTACTTGTTTACACTTGTGGCCGGTACAGGTCATGTTTGTTATTCGATATTACCTGTTATTTCAGAGGTGGCACGAGAAACCGGCGTGCGTCCTGAGCGACCATTGTCTATTGCAGTGATTGCATCTCAACAGGCTATTACAGCAAGTCCTATATCTGCAGCAACCGTTGCTTTATTAGGTATGCTAACACCTTACAACTTTGAATTGATCGATATATTGATGATCAGTATTCCCGCTACTTTCTTTGGTGTATTGCTTGGCGCCTTTGCAGCCAACAAGATGGGAAAAGATTTAAAAGACGATCCTGAGTATCAAAAACGTTTAAAAGAAGGAAAGTTAACCGTGAAATCTGACAGCACGAATAAAGAAGTTCCAACTTCTGCAAAAATTTCCGTGGGACTATTCGTATTAGGTGCTTTCGCAATTGTCATGTTTGGCTCATTTGCCAGTTTACGTCCGGTATGGAATGTTGGGGGTGAAATGGTTAAAATGGGGATGCCCGCTACCATCGAAATGGTGATGATGGCTATTGCAGCCCTGATCCTGATTTTTGCTAAAGTTAAAGTTGAAGATGTTGCCAAAGGAAATGTTTTCTCAGCAGGAATGCAGGCCGTGATTGCAATCTTCGGTATTGCCTGGATGGGTGATACATTCTTCGCAGCCAATATGGATTACCTGGGAGGCGGTATTAAGGAGATGGTGACCAATATGCCATGGCTGTTTGCCTTTGCCCTATTTGTACTTTCAATTCTGCTCTATAGCCAGGCAGCTACAGTTCGTGCCTTAATGCCTTTGGGCATTGCTTTAGGCCTTCCTGCTCCTGCACTTATTGCCATGTTCCCATCGGTAAACGGATACTTTTTTATTCCAAACTACCCAACCGTAGTTGCTGCGATCAATTTTGACCAAACAGGAACAACACGCATTGGAAAATACCTGCTGAATCACAGTTTTATGATTCCGGGCATGGTGGCTACTATTGGAGCCGTATCAATGGGATTTCTAATGATTTCAATATTATTCTAAATAAAATTAAACTAACGACTAATAAATAATTTAAAACTAAAATTATGAACCTGAAACAAAGAATTACTCGAGTTTTACTTCTGGTAGCGATTGTTACCATGGGAGCAATGACTTCCCTTAATGCACAAACATTACCAAACCTGACTATTATTGCAACTGGTGGTACCATTGCCGGATCAGGTGATTCAAGCATCAAAACCAACTACACTGCGGGTGTTGTTACTGTTGATAAATTATTAGCAGCTGTACCTGAAGTGATGAATTTAGCAAAAATCAAAGGGGTACAGATTTCTTCAATCGGTAGCCAGGAAATGAACGATGCGGTGTGGTTGAAACTAGCTAAAAAAATCAACAGCTTATTAGCTTCTGACGATTGTGATGGTATCGTGATTACTCACGGAACAGATACGATGGAAGAAACCGCTTATTTCCTAAACCTTGTTGTAAAAAGCGACAAGCCGGTTATTTTGGTAGGATCTATGCGTCCAGGTTCTGCAATGAGTGCTGACGGACCAATGAACCTTTTCAATGCAGTTGCTTTAGCTGTTAACCCAGCTTCTAAAGGACGTGGTGTTATGGTATCGATGAACGACCTGATTTTAGGTGCTGACGATGTAACTAAAACCAACACAACTAACGTATCAACTTTCCAGTGCCCTAACTTCGGTGCTTTGGGATACATGCACAATGGTCAGCCTACTTTCCGTCGTGCAACTACAGCTAAAAACACAACAGCTTCAGAATTTGATGTAACCAACTTGAACGAACTACCTAAAGTTGACATCATCTACGGATATGCAAATGCAAATGCAGTTGTTGTTGACGCTTTTGTAAAAGATGGTGCAAAAGGTCTGATTCACGCAGGTGTAGGTAATGGTAACCTTTACCCTACTGTAATGGATGCTTTGGTTTCTGCACAGAAAGATGGTGTACAAGTGGTACGTAGCTCACGTGTATTCTCAGGATCGACAACATTGGATGCTGAGGTTGATGACGCGAAATTCAACTTTGTTGCTTCTCTTTACAAAAACCCACAAAAAGCAAGAATCCTTTTGATGTTGGCTTTAACCAAAACGAACGATTACAAGGAAATTCAAAGAATGTTTTACGAGTACTAGAATATTGATTCTTAAATAGAATCACATCAAGTTACTTATTGATTTATAATCCCTGGGGAGGATCGAGAGGTCACCTCCCCAGGGCTTGTTTATCCCAAATTCAAGGGAAAAACCTCTCAAACGACTTACAATAGAAACCTGTTTATAATAACTAAGATGAGTTTAAAAAAATATATAATCGCGGCTCTTGCAGTTCTGACTATCGGAGGAACAGCTATGGCTCAGGAAGCAATAAATCTGAAAGCGTTGGAGCAAAAAATTGCTTCTTTGGATCAGAAAAATGACTCTTTTAATTTCTACTTAAACCTTCAGAATTCTGCCAATATGTATATCAATGGCGGCGATTACGAAGGCATCGATTTCAAAACAAACCAAATGCGTCTTGAGATGCGTGGTGAAGTGGTTAAAGGTATCCGTTACCGTGTTCGTCACCGTATGAACCGTGGTACTTCTGCCGAAGGATTGGATAACCTGTCACGTGCAACTGATATTGCCTCTATCTCTATCGATGTTGCAAAGAACTTCACTATTACCGGTGGTAAGCAGTGTACAGCATTTGGTGGATACGAGTTCGACCTGAACCCTATTGACATTTACCAGTACAGCGACATGATCGACTATATGGATAACTTCCTAACGGGTGTTGATTTCGCTTATCAGGTAAAAAGTCAGGAGTTCCGTTTACAAATTGTGAATTCTCGTAACGACTATATGGATAATATCTACGAAGGATTGAACGGTGTAGAAGCCAGCAAAAATGCTTTGGGTTATACCTTAAACTGGAATGGTAGCCTTTTCGACGGTAAAGTGCAGACACGTTGGTCTTACTCTTTATTCGAAGATGCTAAGGATAAATTCACAAACTACATTGCTTTGGGTACACAAGTAAAATTGGGTAAAAAAGCACAATTGCAGTTCGACTGGATGAACTCTCACGAGGATATCGACCGTAAAGGCATTGTTTCGGATATGATGAATGCCAATGGTGGTGAGTACGTTCGCGGAATGGATGTGGTGTACAACTCATTGGTTGCCAAAGTTGATTACCGTGTGAACAACAAATTCAACATGTTTGTGAAAGGGATGTACGAAACAGCTACCAACGAAGGTAACACTGATGCCAACCTAAACGACGAGTTCCGTACATCATACGGTTACATGACTGGTTTGGAATATCACCCAATTGCAGAAGGCCTGAAAATCTTCTTCACATACACAGGTCGCTATTTCGATTACGACAGTAGCCTGACTGAAAATATGGGTCTTAAAGATCAGTACACAAACCGTTTCTCAATTGGTATGGTTTACAGACTTAAAATGTACTAGACATTTGTCACTATGGCTTATTTAAATGTTACTATCTGAACACATTTTGAATAAAATGCCCCTCGCATTTTAAAGCTTACTGTTACAAATTATCATAGAGGGGTTCCTGTTTTATCGGGCACCCCTCTTTTTTATAAGACTCATAAACAAGGTCTTTAAAATTCAAGGGTGAAATATTTCACCCCTAAACAGGCGATAAAGAGTTTTATTTTAAGTCGAACAGCATATCTCTTTTGATACAGCATATTGGGACTTAATCTATTTTTGAACCGAAATAAAAACAGCAAATCTGAGCTTAAGAATTCTTACAAATAAAAGCCTCCTCAACAATCCCATTCACAACTTTGTGATGGATCAATTTAAAAGGGACAGAATAACAAAGGATAAAGCAATCAGATAGATTAAATAATAATTAAAGGAATTTCTTCGATGAAAACAAGACAAGAACACGATCTATTGGGTTACAAAGAGGTACCAGCTGATGCATATTATGGTATTCAAACCCTCCGTGCCGTTGAGAACTTTGATATCTGTGGTGTAAAACTTAGCTTCTATCCCCTGTTTATTGATGCTTTGGCAATGGTAAAAATGGCTTCGGCAAAAGCAAACAACGAATTGGGATTGCTTTCTGACGAACTAACTAAAGTAATTGTAAAAGCGGGTGAAGAAGTTTTGGCTGGCGAATATTACGACCAGTTTCCTGTTGACATGATTCAAGGGGGTGCGGGTACATCAACCAATATGAATGCCAACGAGGTAATTGCCAACCGTGCATTGGAATTGATGGGATTTGAAAAAGGAGAATACGAGCACTGTCATCCAAACAACCATATCAACCTTTCGCAATCGACTAATGATGCCTATCCTACTGCCATCAAGATTGCTTTGATCAACCACAATACACGTCTTGTTGAGGTATTGAAAAACCTGGTTGAGTCTTTCCGTGCTAAGGGTAAAGAATTTGCTCACGTTATTAAAATGGGTCGTACCCAACTTCAGGATGCAGTACCAATGACACTGGGACAGGAATTCGAAGCCTATGCTGCAAACCTTGAAGAAGAAATTGCGCGTTTGAACCAAAATGCACAATTGTTCCGCGAAGTGAACATGGGAGCTACTGCTATCGGAACAGGTATCAACTCTGAGCCTGAGTACTCTGAAAAAGTAGTAAGACACTTGCAACAAATTACCAATTTGGATATTGTTTTGGCGGGTAACCTGATTGAGGCGACACCTGACACCGGTTCATACGTTATGTACTCGTCTGCATTGAAACGTTTGGCTGTTAAACTATCTAAAATTTGTAACGACCTTCGTTTGATGTCTGCAGGTCCACGTTGTGGATTGAATGAAATCAACCTACCAAAAATGCAACCAGGTTCTTCAATCATGCCAGGTAAAGTAAACCCTGTTATTCCAGAGGTGGTTAACCAGGTTGCTTTCAAAGTTATTGGTAACGATTTGACCGTAACTTTTGCTGCTGAAGCCGGACAATTGCAACTAAATGTGATGGAGCCTGTATTGGTAAGATCCATTTTGGAATCAATGGAAATGCTTGAAAAAGCAATGGACGTGCTAAAAGACAAATGTATCACTGGTATTACTGCCAACGAAGAACACTGTCGTGAGATGGTGCTTAATAGTATTGGTATTGTAACTGCATTGAACCCAACCTTAGGTTACGAAGCCTCTTCAGCTTTGGCTAAGGAAGCCCTTGCTGATAACCGCAGCGTTTACGATTTGGTTTTGGAGAAAAATCTATTGACCAAAGAGATGTTGGACGAATTGCTACAACCTGAAAGAATGATCAAACCTCAAAAGTTTGTAACAAAATAATATCAAAACTGATGGCACGGCCCTGACCCATGCCACAGATAATTTACCTTTCATGAGTGTAAGACGGCAAGTTCGCTGTTTTAGGATTGATCTCAATTCTAAAACAGATGGCTTGCCGTTCTTCGTTTAAGGTGAGTTATATTTTATTTCCTAAACGGTAGGAACATGTAACATTAGGTATTAAAGAACTCAAACCGAACTAATGCAAATATTTACTACGACTACTTATACAAAATATTTACATTAGTTATTTCTTACCAGTCATCATCTGATTCCTCAGTTAAGTCAGTTACATAAGAATAAAAGTTTTGAGCGTGATTTGTCAGCCTGCCGTGAGGCGTGATTCAAATTTAACCACAAATAGTAACAAGGATCAGGCTGACTTGATTTTTTGCTTACTTTTTTATCGAAGAAAAAAGTAAGAGCCCAGCGGCTTGAGCGACAAGAAATAACATACAAACCACCTCCTCACTCTCCCGAGAAATCGAGACGGGTACTCCTCCTTAACCAAGGATGAGAAATCAATTGTTATCGAGTTGCCACATTTACAGCTTAACTATCATCAGAGCATGACATAACCAATGGGGTTCTCACACTTACAGCTTGCGAGGGCTTCGTGCCCCAGGGATCGGCTCATTTGCAGCTTGCAAATGCTTCATGCCCATGGGATCGTCTCGTTTGCAGCTTGCGAGAGCTTCGCGCCCCAGGGATTGTCATACTTGCAGCTTGCAAATGCTTCATGCCCGTGGGATCGTTTCATTTGCAGCTTGCAAATGCTTCATGCCCATGGGATCGGCTCGTTTGCAGCTTGCGAGGGCTTCACGCCCGCAGGAATGTCTGCCTGCAGCTTATCTTTAGTCGAAATATAACGGCTTGAGTGAAAAAAAATAGCCCTCGCTCCTTCGGGTCCCCCCCTTAACCAAGGAGAAATCAATTGCAATCAAGTTGCCACATTTACAGCTTGCTACCGTCAGAGCATGACTCCAAAAGGAGATTTTAACTTTTCCTTAAGTTTAATTAGTGCTTCATTAAGAGCCATTATCTAAGTCAATTGTTAAATTTGTAGGTAAGCGACATTTAAATTGCTCTTATGAATAAAAAACTCATTGTAGGTCTTATCGTTCTCATGTCAATTTCTCTGCTTGGAATCATTGGCGTTCAGGTTTTATGGATACAAAACAGTATTCGTATTGAAGAGAAAAAGTTTGATGATAATATCAAGACGGTCTTACAAACAGTTGTTGATAAACTTGAACAAGTTGAAGATATCCAAATCATTGGCACGGGCTTAAACTGGGTCAAACAAATTAATAAGAACGACAGTGATATCGTCAAAATATCAGAATTTATCGACAAGAAAAATAATCGGAAACAGCAAAAAATTATCATTCGAGGCAATCACGACTCCCTTTCTAAAAATAAGATTCTAGAAACAAGAGCTCATGTTGTGATTCAAGCAGATGGTGCAGAACTTAAAGTTGAGGGCAATTCAGATGATGATAACGATTCGACCATCGATATTAACATTAATCTAACAGATACCGATACCCTGATTCGAATACAGAAAAAGGAAAAGCAAATTGAGAAGCTATTCAATAAGGTTATTTACGAATACAAACTGAAGGATAACAAGCTTGAAGAACGAATTGACCAGGATGAACTGGCTCAGCAACTGAATCAAGCCATAAGGGATGCACATTTAAATCTCGACTACCAGTTTGGAATAACAAATAATGCCAACACCAAACTTATTTTCTGTTCGGATAGCACGCAAAATACAAGCATTCTGAATTCGAAATACAAGCAGAGTTTATTCCCTGGCGATGTTTTTAAAAAAAACAACCAGCTCTTGCTATCGGTATCAAACCGAACCCGGACGATTTATAAAAACATTTTG
Proteins encoded in this region:
- the aspA gene encoding aspartate ammonia-lyase, whose translation is MKTRQEHDLLGYKEVPADAYYGIQTLRAVENFDICGVKLSFYPLFIDALAMVKMASAKANNELGLLSDELTKVIVKAGEEVLAGEYYDQFPVDMIQGGAGTSTNMNANEVIANRALELMGFEKGEYEHCHPNNHINLSQSTNDAYPTAIKIALINHNTRLVEVLKNLVESFRAKGKEFAHVIKMGRTQLQDAVPMTLGQEFEAYAANLEEEIARLNQNAQLFREVNMGATAIGTGINSEPEYSEKVVRHLQQITNLDIVLAGNLIEATPDTGSYVMYSSALKRLAVKLSKICNDLRLMSAGPRCGLNEINLPKMQPGSSIMPGKVNPVIPEVVNQVAFKVIGNDLTVTFAAEAGQLQLNVMEPVLVRSILESMEMLEKAMDVLKDKCITGITANEEHCREMVLNSIGIVTALNPTLGYEASSALAKEALADNRSVYDLVLEKNLLTKEMLDELLQPERMIKPQKFVTK
- a CDS encoding porin — translated: MSLKKYIIAALAVLTIGGTAMAQEAINLKALEQKIASLDQKNDSFNFYLNLQNSANMYINGGDYEGIDFKTNQMRLEMRGEVVKGIRYRVRHRMNRGTSAEGLDNLSRATDIASISIDVAKNFTITGGKQCTAFGGYEFDLNPIDIYQYSDMIDYMDNFLTGVDFAYQVKSQEFRLQIVNSRNDYMDNIYEGLNGVEASKNALGYTLNWNGSLFDGKVQTRWSYSLFEDAKDKFTNYIALGTQVKLGKKAQLQFDWMNSHEDIDRKGIVSDMMNANGGEYVRGMDVVYNSLVAKVDYRVNNKFNMFVKGMYETATNEGNTDANLNDEFRTSYGYMTGLEYHPIAEGLKIFFTYTGRYFDYDSSLTENMGLKDQYTNRFSIGMVYRLKMY
- a CDS encoding sensor histidine kinase, which encodes MNKKLIVGLIVLMSISLLGIIGVQVLWIQNSIRIEEKKFDDNIKTVLQTVVDKLEQVEDIQIIGTGLNWVKQINKNDSDIVKISEFIDKKNNRKQQKIIIRGNHDSLSKNKILETRAHVVIQADGAELKVEGNSDDDNDSTIDININLTDTDTLIRIQKKEKQIEKLFNKVIYEYKLKDNKLEERIDQDELAQQLNQAIRDAHLNLDYQFGITNNANTKLIFCSDSTQNTSILNSKYKQSLFPGDVFKKNNQLLLSVSNRTRTIYKNILPLLILSGIFTFFILASFIATLTFIFKQKKISDIKTDFINNMTHEFKTPIATIALASDSIVNPKVIGLPERIRYFASIIKDENYRMNTQVENIMQLSLNGKHKLAINPQALHLNESIQKAAEHMQLQIDEKNGSLSLKLDAVNDITKVDEVHFINVLFNLLDNAIKYSDGNPVIEIGTKNTGHHIRVWVKDQGIGMSPKSQKRIFKKFYRVQSGNIHKVKGFGLGLCYVKLIVDRHEGDIKVNSKLGQGTTVEITLPLKL
- the ansB gene encoding L-asparaginase 2, with protein sequence MNLKQRITRVLLLVAIVTMGAMTSLNAQTLPNLTIIATGGTIAGSGDSSIKTNYTAGVVTVDKLLAAVPEVMNLAKIKGVQISSIGSQEMNDAVWLKLAKKINSLLASDDCDGIVITHGTDTMEETAYFLNLVVKSDKPVILVGSMRPGSAMSADGPMNLFNAVALAVNPASKGRGVMVSMNDLILGADDVTKTNTTNVSTFQCPNFGALGYMHNGQPTFRRATTAKNTTASEFDVTNLNELPKVDIIYGYANANAVVVDAFVKDGAKGLIHAGVGNGNLYPTVMDALVSAQKDGVQVVRSSRVFSGSTTLDAEVDDAKFNFVASLYKNPQKARILLMLALTKTNDYKEIQRMFYEY